The Balnearium lithotrophicum genomic sequence TAACTGTAGTCAAAAAGACAAAGAGAACTAAAATCTCTTTTTTCCCTAATTTAAATTCCAAGCTCTCCAAAGTGAATGAACCGGAAAAGTTGGGTCTAAAAACCAAGAGGAGAGTAACAATTAAAATGGGAAAAAGAACTAAAACTGTCGGAAGACCGAACCTAAGCCAGTCTGTAAATCCCATTCCCAACTCTGCTGCAGTGATTCCGTTTGGAGGACTTCCAACTAACGTTCCTATTCCTCCAACACTTGCAGAGTAGGCAACTCCCAAGAGAATGAAGTGTTTAAGTCTCCAGTCTGACTTTGAAGCTCCCAAGATTCCCAGAGCCAAGGGAAGTGCCATTGCAGTTGTTGAAGTGTTACTTATCCACATCGATATGAATGCCACAACTCCAAAGAGGAAAATGGATGAAGCAAAAACTGAACCTCTGGCAAGGGATACGATTTTGTAGGCTATTAACCTATCGAGTGAGTACTTTTGAAGTGCCGTTGCAAGTGCAAATCCTCCTAAGAACAGGAATATAATCGGGTGGGCAAACGAGGAGAGAGCTCCCTTAACAGAGTCTATTCCAAGTAAAACCCCCAAAACCGGAACTGAAAGGGCAGTGACTGAGAGAGGAAGTACCTCAAAAATCCAGAATACCCCTGCAAATGAGAGAACCAAGAGTCCCTTTCTAACGTTTAAGTCCCAACTTTGAGAAAATATGAGAAGGGAAAGGAGAATGAAGATTAGGATTCCTACCGTTCTCTTCACTTTAAACCTCACCTAACGGTTACAACCTTTAAGAGGTTTGTCGTTCCAGGAACTCCCGTTGGAGCTCCAGCAAGCACTATTATCCTATCTCCAACCTTTGCTATTTTTTTCCTTTTTGCAACCTCGATTGACTGGGAAATTATCCTGTCCGTTGAGTCTGCAGGTAGGGTTAAAAAGGGAGTTACTCCCCAAACCAAGTTCAACCTTCTGAAGGTTTCCCTGTCGTGGGTCACTGCAAATATTGGAACGGGAGGCCTAAACTTTGCAACGGCTAAAGCTGTAGCTCCACTTCTTGTAAAGGGAACGATAGCCTTAACTTTTACCTCCCTTGAGAGGTTGCAGGCAGACTTCGCAAGTGAGTCCTGAAGTGTTTTGGCAGGGAGTTCAGAGTACCTTTTGTACGGGTAGATTCTCTCAGCCTCATGAGCGACTTTTGTCATAGTTCTTACAACCTTTACAGGGTACTTACCAACAGCAGTTTCCTCCGAAAGCATTAGGGCATCAGTCCCATCTAAAACAGCATTTGCGATGTCCGTTACCTCGGCCCTTGTTGGCATTGGAAGGTCAACCATGGACTTTAGCATCTGAGTTGCAGTTATTACAGGTTTTCCGGATTCGTTTGCTTTCCTGATGAGCTGTTTCTGAATCAGTGGAACCTTTTCTATGGGGAGCTCCACCCCTAAATCTCCCCTTGCAACCATTATTCCGTCGGAGACTGAAATTATTTCATCAATGTTCTTAACAGCCTCAGGCTTTTCTATCTTAGCTACTACGGGTATGTTAGCCCCAAGTTCATTCAAGAGTTCCTTTAATTCCAGAACATCCTTGGCCTTTCTCACAAACGAAAGGGCTATTAAATCAACGCCAGCTTCAACTCCAAATTTAACGTCCTCCCTGTCCTTCTCCGTTAGCGCCGGAACCGACAGCTTTGAGTGGGGAAGGTTTACTCCTTTGTGGGAGGTTAGTGGGCCGCCAACTAAAACTTCGGTAACAATATCCCTCCCTCTCACCTCTTTTACCTTTAATCTAAAGGCACCATCGGCAAGGAGGATAATTTCTCCCTTTTTTACCTCCTTGTGGAGCTCCGGATAGTTAACTGGAATCTTTCCCTTCTCAGGTTCTCCAGTTGTTAGAACAACTCTGTCTCCCCTGTGGAGGAAGAGAGGTTCCTTTGGAAGCTTCCCAATTCTTATCTTAGGACCACACAAATCCATAAGTACTGGAATTGACTTTTCCGTTCTATCCTCAATTTTTCTCACAAGGTTTATTCTCTCAAGGTGTTCTTCCTTTGTTCCGTGGGACATGTTTAACCTTACAACGTCAAGTCCCGATTGAACCATTCTCTCAAGGACTTTTTCACTACTTGAGGCAGGTCCTAACGTTGCAACTATTTTTGTTCGTTTTTTCAAATTTCCCTCCCAACACTTTATATAAAATTATTCTAACTCTGGAGGTAGGAAATTGGCAAAGAAGAGGCTCTTTGTAGGAACGATGGTTCAAATTCCAAATCTCCACTTGGTTAAAGAGGAGATGGACAAACTTAACATTACCGGGAAGTGGGTTGAGAGGGAGAACCTCCATTTTACCTACAGATTTTTAGGTGAGGTTGAGGAGGAGAAAATTCCTCAGATTGGACTTGCCCTAAAGGGAAGATTGAAAGGGATTAAACCTCCAAAGGTAAAGTACAGGGGGCTCGGTGTTTTTAGAAACAGGGGAATTCCTAAAGTTCTTTGGATTGGAGTTGAGTCAGAGGAGCTAAATGAAGTAAAGAGGAGAATTGACCAGTCACTCATGGTTTTTGGATTCTCACCTGAAGAAGATTTTACCCCCCACGTTACACTCCTAAGAATTAAACACTTTAGACACAGGGGAAAGTTTAACTCGTACCTATTTAAAATGAAGAATTTCCTGTTTGCTGAAAGGTTAGAGAATAAAGTTTCTCTCGTCGAAAGTAAGTTAACTCCAAGTGGACCAAAATATACCGTTCTGGAGGAATTTATCCTTGGTTAACTACATCGTTCCGCCAGTTGTTGGAGCTCTAATCGGTTACTTCACAAACTACATTGCCGTAAAGATGATTTTTAAGCCCTACAGGGCCTACTACGTTTTTGGAAGAAGGGTTCCCTTTACTCCTGGTCTCATTCCATCAAAGAGGGAGAAAATCTCTGAGGCAATTGCAAAGGTCGTTAAGGAAAACCTATTAACAGAGGAGGTTATACGCTCCCGTTTAAACGAGGAGGAGGTTAGAAAGAGTCTGCTTATCCTCACTGAAAGGATGTTCTCCAAATTTGAGGACAGAGCTGAAGAGCTTTTTCTTACGTTTTTTGAGAGGTTTTCAGAAAGGGAAATAGGGGATTACGTTGATTTTTCCTTCATTGAAGGTGAGTTGGAAGGTCTTGTTGACCTAATCGTTCGTGGAATCAACGGTAAACGGGTTGAGGAGCTCCTTCCTGAAAAGTTTAAAGGAGAGTTGGAGAAAATTATAGATGAGAAGATAGAGGAGCTTGTTAATCTACTGATAGAGGAAGCAGAGAAACCTGAATTTAGGGATGTCGTTTACTCACTGATTAGGGAAAATCTTGAAAAATTGAGGGGCATACTGCCAATTTTGACTGACAAATTAGTTTCTTCTTTCAGCGAAAAGGCTACAGACTATGTAACGTCACTAATTGAAAGGAGCGCAGAGTCTCCAGAGTTCAGACTCAAAATTTCAAAACTTCTATGGACAAAGGTTCAGGAGCTCTTAAGAAAGGAAATTAACACAGACTCAAAAGGGTGGTTAAAGGTAAGGGATTTTTTAAAGAGAGCTCTAAAGGGGTATTTAGACCAAATAAGGAAAAAGAGATTCTCAGATGAGGAGAGGAAAAAGCTATCCTCTGAAATCTCAAAGTTTGTGGTCTGGTTTGTAGGTAGGTACAGAAAGGAGCTCTCAGAGATAGTTTCGTCGGAACTTTTGAAGGTTATTGAGGTAGAGCTCCCTGTAATAATGAAAGCCCTTGATATAGAGGGAATTGTTAAAAACAAGATAGACAGTCTCCCCATAGAAGAGGTTGAGGAGATAATACTTAAAATAATAAGTGAAGAGCTAAAATATATTACCCTTATGGGGGGAATTTTAGGGTTTTTCATTGGAGCTTTACAGATATTTTTTATTTAAGGAGGAATCGTGATTAAGTTCGGTACGGATGGTTGGAGAGGGGTAATTTCTAAGGATTTTACCTTCGAAAACCTAAAAAGGGTAACAATGGCACACGGTGAAGTCCTGAAAAAGGACGGAGCTAAAAGGGTAGTTGTAGGTTACGATTTAAGGTTTCTATCTGAGGAGTATGGAAAGTTTGTTGCAGAAACCCTTGCTGGAATGGGCTTTGATGTCTATCTCTCAGATACATTTTCGCCCACACCTGCTGTTTCCTACAACACAAAGTACGGAAATTTTGACAACGGAATCGTTATCACAGCCTCACACAACTATGGAAAGTACAACGGGTACAAGGTTAAGGAGTCGTTCGGAGGTGCAGCAAGAACGGAGTTCACAAACAGGATAGAGGAGGAAATTCCAAAAGTTGAAGGAAAGGAGAGACCAACAGGAAAGTTTAAGAGATTGGATTTAATAACTCCCTACGTTGAGGGAGTGAGAGGACAGGTAGAGCTCTCCCTGTTTAAAGAGAAGTCAGTAAAGATTGTTCACGACCCAATGTACGGTGCACAGCAGGGACTCCTCTTCAGAGCTCTCCTTGGAACAAAGTCTGAGATTACAGAGATTCACTCCTACAGGGACCCTCTTTTTGGGGGTAAACACCCAGAGCCGATAGTTGAAGAAAACATAACTACGCTGAAGGAGAAGGTCAGAGCTCTCAAAGCGGACATAGGAATAGCCCACGATGGAGATGGGGACAGGGTTGGTATTGTTGATGAAAACGGAAACTTTGTTAATTCCCAGATAGTTTATGCTCTCCTTCTCCTTCACGTTGTGAGAAACAGGGGAAAGAGGGATGGAATTGTTGCAAAGACTGTGAGTACGGGATACTTGGTCGATAGGGTCTGCAGGAAGTTGGGGCTGGAGTTGGTTGAAGTTCCTGTCGGATTTAAGAACATTTCCGAATTGGTTGTTAGAGAAAAGGTTCTCTTCGGTGGGGAGGAGAGTGGAGGATATGCACTTATAGATTATCTACCCGAAAGGGATGGCCTTTTAATGGGTCTCTTTATTGTTGAGAAAATGCTTGCAGAGGAAAAGACAGTCTCTCAGATGGTTGAAGACCTGTTTAGCGAGTTTGGAACTGCGTACTACAAGAGAATTGACCTACCTGTGAAGGAGGAGGAGAGAAGAGCACTTGAAAGGATAAGGGAAAAACCTCCAAAAGAGTGGGAAGGTCTAAAGGTTGATAGGGTCTTAACGATTGATGGAGTTAAAATCATATTCGAGAATGATTCGTGGATTCTCTTCAGGCCTTCAGGTACAGAACCGGTCTTTAGAGTTTATGCAGAGACTCCAAGTAGAGAGGTAACTGAAAAACTCCTAAACTGGGGAGTAGGCTTGATAAAAAATAGTTAGTAGGAGGGAGAGATGGCAGAGGGATACAGCTACAGTGAAAGACAGCCCCAAGTTATGAAGGACTACGTCTATGTTTTAGGAGAGGCTGTTAAGAGAGCTCCGGAAATTCGGGGAGTTCCTTCGGGTGTTAAGGGGTTGGATGACCTGTTTTTCAAGGTTGAAATGGAGGATGGAAAGCCCGTTAGAAAGCCTTTAGGTGGAATTCCAGAGTACGCCGTTGTAAACCTTACAGGTATGCCTGATACCGGAAAGAGCTTAATGGCAGAACAGTTTGCTGTTAAGCAGGCATCAATGGGACAAAAGGTGTGCTTCATTACGGTTGAGAGCCCTGCCACCTTTGTTGCTGCAGGTTTAAGGGAAAGGGCTACTGCAATGAGAATAGACTTTGATGAGATTGAGGACAACATAATCCTGATTGATGCAGCAAGCAACTCACGGTTAAGGGATGACATCCCTACAATGCTTGATACGCTTGCATATGTTTACAGGACCTACCACTGTCACAGGACTGTTATTGATTCAATCACGGGGCTATACGAGGCTAAGGAAATGTTGGCCCGTTCAATCGTCAGGGCATTTTTCAACTTTATGAAGAAGTGGTATCAAACGGCAATCTTCGTTTCTCAGAAGAGGAGCGGACACGACGAACTTTCAGCTGAGGCAGCAGGTGGATACGCCGTAGGCCATATAGTTGATTGCACCATGGTTCTCTCAAAGGAGATTCTCCTTTCAGCTTCGAGGGCAAGGGAGTTTAAAAAGGAGCTTGGAGATATCGTTAGGCTATTCAGGATTGATGGTTGCCGTCTCTGTGGTCACGATACGAGGTTACACCTCATGGAAATAACCGAGTTAGGACTTGTGGAGGTTAAAGAACCCTTAGTCGAATACT encodes the following:
- a CDS encoding SLC13 family permease; protein product: MKRTVGILIFILLSLLIFSQSWDLNVRKGLLVLSFAGVFWIFEVLPLSVTALSVPVLGVLLGIDSVKGALSSFAHPIIFLFLGGFALATALQKYSLDRLIAYKIVSLARGSVFASSIFLFGVVAFISMWISNTSTTAMALPLALGILGASKSDWRLKHFILLGVAYSASVGGIGTLVGSPPNGITAAELGMGFTDWLRFGLPTVLVLFPILIVTLLLVFRPNFSGSFTLESLEFKLGKKEILVLFVFLTTVILWLFGKPISHLIGVKKYFDAVVAIFAVILLFVFNLLNWRELEEGTDWGTLVLFGGGITLSHFLKITGGSKFIANSLVELVSSLPQILIVFSVVLFMIFATELMSNTATAAIFVPILISAGKTLGINPVEIAIPAGIAASCAFMLPVATPPNAIVYGTGEVEQKNMLKTGFILNITFALAITFVAYLLCKL
- the pyk gene encoding pyruvate kinase codes for the protein MKKRTKIVATLGPASSSEKVLERMVQSGLDVVRLNMSHGTKEEHLERINLVRKIEDRTEKSIPVLMDLCGPKIRIGKLPKEPLFLHRGDRVVLTTGEPEKGKIPVNYPELHKEVKKGEIILLADGAFRLKVKEVRGRDIVTEVLVGGPLTSHKGVNLPHSKLSVPALTEKDREDVKFGVEAGVDLIALSFVRKAKDVLELKELLNELGANIPVVAKIEKPEAVKNIDEIISVSDGIMVARGDLGVELPIEKVPLIQKQLIRKANESGKPVITATQMLKSMVDLPMPTRAEVTDIANAVLDGTDALMLSEETAVGKYPVKVVRTMTKVAHEAERIYPYKRYSELPAKTLQDSLAKSACNLSREVKVKAIVPFTRSGATALAVAKFRPPVPIFAVTHDRETFRRLNLVWGVTPFLTLPADSTDRIISQSIEVAKRKKIAKVGDRIIVLAGAPTGVPGTTNLLKVVTVR
- the thpR gene encoding RNA 2',3'-cyclic phosphodiesterase, whose product is MAKKRLFVGTMVQIPNLHLVKEEMDKLNITGKWVERENLHFTYRFLGEVEEEKIPQIGLALKGRLKGIKPPKVKYRGLGVFRNRGIPKVLWIGVESEELNEVKRRIDQSLMVFGFSPEEDFTPHVTLLRIKHFRHRGKFNSYLFKMKNFLFAERLENKVSLVESKLTPSGPKYTVLEEFILG
- a CDS encoding DUF445 domain-containing protein → MVNYIVPPVVGALIGYFTNYIAVKMIFKPYRAYYVFGRRVPFTPGLIPSKREKISEAIAKVVKENLLTEEVIRSRLNEEEVRKSLLILTERMFSKFEDRAEELFLTFFERFSEREIGDYVDFSFIEGELEGLVDLIVRGINGKRVEELLPEKFKGELEKIIDEKIEELVNLLIEEAEKPEFRDVVYSLIRENLEKLRGILPILTDKLVSSFSEKATDYVTSLIERSAESPEFRLKISKLLWTKVQELLRKEINTDSKGWLKVRDFLKRALKGYLDQIRKKRFSDEERKKLSSEISKFVVWFVGRYRKELSEIVSSELLKVIEVELPVIMKALDIEGIVKNKIDSLPIEEVEEIILKIISEELKYITLMGGILGFFIGALQIFFI
- a CDS encoding phosphoglucomutase/phosphomannomutase family protein, with amino-acid sequence MIKFGTDGWRGVISKDFTFENLKRVTMAHGEVLKKDGAKRVVVGYDLRFLSEEYGKFVAETLAGMGFDVYLSDTFSPTPAVSYNTKYGNFDNGIVITASHNYGKYNGYKVKESFGGAARTEFTNRIEEEIPKVEGKERPTGKFKRLDLITPYVEGVRGQVELSLFKEKSVKIVHDPMYGAQQGLLFRALLGTKSEITEIHSYRDPLFGGKHPEPIVEENITTLKEKVRALKADIGIAHDGDGDRVGIVDENGNFVNSQIVYALLLLHVVRNRGKRDGIVAKTVSTGYLVDRVCRKLGLELVEVPVGFKNISELVVREKVLFGGEESGGYALIDYLPERDGLLMGLFIVEKMLAEEKTVSQMVEDLFSEFGTAYYKRIDLPVKEEERRALERIREKPPKEWEGLKVDRVLTIDGVKIIFENDSWILFRPSGTEPVFRVYAETPSREVTEKLLNWGVGLIKNS
- a CDS encoding KaiC domain-containing protein, which encodes MAEGYSYSERQPQVMKDYVYVLGEAVKRAPEIRGVPSGVKGLDDLFFKVEMEDGKPVRKPLGGIPEYAVVNLTGMPDTGKSLMAEQFAVKQASMGQKVCFITVESPATFVAAGLRERATAMRIDFDEIEDNIILIDAASNSRLRDDIPTMLDTLAYVYRTYHCHRTVIDSITGLYEAKEMLARSIVRAFFNFMKKWYQTAIFVSQKRSGHDELSAEAAGGYAVGHIVDCTMVLSKEILLSASRAREFKKELGDIVRLFRIDGCRLCGHDTRLHLMEITELGLVEVKEPLVEYLKRKR